One window from the genome of Phycisphaerales bacterium encodes:
- a CDS encoding DUF2075 domain-containing protein, whose amino-acid sequence MALEPDSVPAVITERAFYSNSIAQFLTQGNDDVLGSLTRSSPFDIDIAQRDAWLAEVEILRNVLTPYRDAGWIAFEFAVPRVGRRIDALVIIRHTLFVIEFKVGAKSFANDAIEQVWDYALDLKNFHSSSHDKRIAPILVATRSGQTSVSDVPVTAPDGLLSPLCASAESLPDVIRIVLAAFDGTEIDAAHWARGHYLPTPTIVEAAIALYGGHGVHEISRSDASARNLSCTSEAIETIIQDAKRNHRKAICFVTGVPGAGKTLVGLNIATRHLDSANELYSVFLSGNGPLVAVLREALARDRVHRLRVKGRNIKLGSARSEVKAFIQNVHHFRDDCLADGDGAPIEHVALFDEAQRAWNKERTVDFMTRKKKQPNFVMSEPEFLISCMDRHDDWAVVVCLVGGGQEINTGEAGIGEWIQAILRSFPKWEVHLSPQLRDSEYAAGQAMSLLHGRGGVHFDESLHLSVSIRSFRAERVSDLVKQILDIEIDGARALLSQIGGRYPIVLTRDIERAKSWLKSRARGSERYGIVVSSQALRLKPHAIDVRAAVNPIHWFLHSKEDVRSSYYLEDVATEFHVQGLELDWSCVVWDGDFRYSPKGWRHWSFRGKKWQRIRSADRQLYQKNAYRVLLTRARQGMVVVVPHGEPTDPTRSESFYDDTYEYLRRIGLPVLQ is encoded by the coding sequence AAGCAGCCCGTTCGACATCGATATTGCTCAACGAGACGCGTGGCTGGCGGAAGTCGAGATTCTGCGGAATGTGCTAACTCCCTACCGGGATGCCGGATGGATTGCGTTTGAATTCGCCGTGCCCCGCGTTGGGCGACGCATCGACGCGCTTGTCATCATCCGCCATACCCTCTTCGTAATCGAATTCAAAGTCGGCGCAAAGAGCTTTGCCAATGACGCCATCGAGCAAGTTTGGGACTACGCACTCGACCTCAAGAACTTTCATAGCAGCAGTCACGATAAACGTATAGCACCGATCCTTGTTGCCACTCGCTCGGGGCAGACGTCAGTGTCGGACGTGCCGGTCACCGCACCAGACGGGTTACTGAGTCCTCTTTGTGCGAGTGCGGAGTCATTGCCCGACGTTATTCGCATAGTGCTGGCTGCTTTCGACGGAACAGAGATCGATGCCGCGCATTGGGCGCGCGGGCATTACTTGCCGACTCCAACGATTGTGGAGGCTGCCATAGCGCTGTATGGTGGCCATGGCGTACATGAGATTTCGAGGAGTGACGCGAGTGCCAGGAATCTGTCATGCACTTCAGAAGCGATCGAGACGATCATACAAGATGCGAAGCGCAATCATCGCAAGGCGATCTGTTTCGTCACAGGAGTTCCGGGAGCTGGAAAGACACTTGTCGGACTAAACATTGCCACTAGGCATCTCGACTCTGCCAATGAATTGTATAGCGTCTTCCTTTCGGGAAATGGGCCTCTGGTCGCAGTTCTTCGAGAGGCGCTCGCGCGCGACAGAGTGCACCGCCTGAGAGTGAAAGGCAGGAATATCAAGCTGGGATCGGCTCGCAGTGAAGTGAAGGCGTTCATCCAGAATGTGCATCACTTTCGTGACGACTGTCTGGCCGACGGTGACGGCGCGCCGATCGAGCACGTAGCACTCTTCGATGAAGCGCAGCGGGCGTGGAACAAGGAACGCACCGTGGACTTTATGACTCGAAAGAAGAAGCAACCGAACTTTGTGATGTCCGAGCCGGAGTTTCTGATTTCCTGCATGGACCGGCACGACGATTGGGCCGTTGTAGTATGCCTCGTTGGCGGTGGACAGGAAATTAATACGGGCGAGGCGGGAATCGGAGAATGGATTCAGGCTATTCTGCGATCATTTCCCAAATGGGAGGTTCACCTCTCACCACAACTGCGTGATTCGGAGTACGCCGCGGGTCAAGCGATGAGTCTCCTGCATGGCCGTGGTGGAGTTCATTTTGACGAATCTCTTCATCTGTCAGTGTCCATTCGGTCATTCCGCGCCGAAAGAGTGTCCGACCTCGTAAAGCAAATACTGGACATTGAGATCGATGGCGCAAGGGCGCTGTTGTCGCAAATTGGTGGTCGCTACCCAATCGTATTGACTCGAGATATCGAGCGCGCAAAGAGTTGGCTGAAGTCGCGGGCCAGAGGTTCTGAACGATATGGCATTGTAGTATCTTCACAGGCGCTGCGACTTAAGCCTCACGCAATTGATGTACGCGCAGCCGTCAATCCTATTCATTGGTTTTTGCATTCCAAAGAGGACGTACGATCCTCGTACTACCTTGAGGACGTCGCGACCGAGTTTCACGTGCAAGGACTCGAACTGGACTGGTCTTGCGTTGTCTGGGACGGGGACTTTCGGTATTCCCCGAAGGGTTGGCGCCACTGGTCGTTCCGAGGCAAGAAGTGGCAGCGCATCAGGTCAGCGGATCGGCAGCTCTACCAGAAGAACGCGTATCGCGTGCTGTTGACTCGAGCACGTCAGGGCATGGTTGTTGTAGTTCCACATGGCGAGCCCACTGACCCAACGCGGAGTGAGTCATTCTACGATGACACATACGAGTACCTTCGCAGAATCGGGCTGCCGGTTCTCCAATAA
- the bioB gene encoding biotin synthase BioB, protein MSWTAAALLHRWVDAGRAGEAVGRDEALAILADDRLPLLGLIEAAGQVREAHFGRDVLIHQLHNVQSGACPEDCGYCGQSQHSEAPIQAYRLKSREEIVAEAQRAKDNGAYRYCMVLSGRGPSDEEIDHMAACIAEVKSRFGLRTCLSAGLLDEAKARRLADAGLDRLNHNLNTSERHYEQICTTHTFADRVNTLAAARSAGLDLCSGLIVGMGESFEDLIDVAYRLREFAVPSIPVNFLVPIPGNRVNDAALQGRPLTPQVVLRVLCLFRLANPTAEIRIGAGREGHLRSMQALALHPANSLFVDGYLLTRGSATRETIAMIIDAGFEVRLDGAWPAGLEQFVAHVKAGGSGTFDVDHSGEVIRDDRRRQRNARLAEAPATLRVNGSPI, encoded by the coding sequence ATGAGTTGGACTGCTGCTGCATTGCTGCACCGCTGGGTTGACGCCGGCCGCGCCGGTGAGGCGGTTGGGCGCGACGAGGCGCTGGCGATTCTTGCCGACGATCGGCTGCCCCTGCTGGGGCTGATCGAAGCCGCGGGGCAGGTGCGCGAGGCGCACTTCGGCCGCGACGTGCTTATTCATCAACTGCACAACGTTCAGAGCGGGGCGTGCCCGGAGGACTGCGGCTACTGCGGGCAGAGCCAGCACAGCGAGGCGCCGATCCAGGCGTATCGCCTCAAGAGCCGCGAGGAGATTGTCGCCGAGGCCCAGCGGGCCAAAGACAACGGCGCGTATCGCTACTGCATGGTGCTGTCGGGGCGCGGGCCCAGCGATGAAGAGATCGACCACATGGCCGCGTGCATCGCCGAGGTGAAGAGTCGCTTTGGCCTGCGGACCTGTCTGAGCGCGGGGCTGCTGGATGAGGCGAAGGCCAGGCGCCTGGCCGACGCGGGGCTTGATCGCCTGAACCACAACCTTAACACGAGCGAGCGGCACTACGAGCAGATCTGCACGACGCACACGTTCGCCGACCGCGTGAACACGCTGGCGGCGGCGCGGTCGGCGGGGCTGGACCTGTGCAGCGGGCTGATCGTGGGCATGGGCGAATCGTTCGAGGACCTGATCGACGTGGCGTATCGCCTGCGCGAGTTTGCGGTGCCGTCGATTCCGGTGAACTTTCTCGTGCCGATTCCGGGCAATCGCGTGAACGACGCGGCGCTGCAGGGCCGGCCGCTCACGCCGCAGGTGGTGTTGCGGGTGCTGTGTCTGTTTCGGCTGGCGAATCCGACGGCGGAGATTCGCATTGGCGCGGGGCGCGAGGGGCACCTGCGCAGCATGCAGGCGCTGGCGCTGCACCCGGCCAACAGTCTGTTTGTCGATGGATACCTGCTGACGCGCGGCTCGGCGACGCGCGAGACTATTGCGATGATCATCGACGCCGGGTTCGAGGTGCGCCTCGATGGCGCGTGGCCGGCGGGACTGGAGCAGTTTGTTGCGCATGTCAAAGCGGGAGGCAGCGGCACCTTTGACGTCGACCACAGCGGCGAAGTCATCCGCGACGACCGCCGGCGCCAGCGCAATGCGCGCCTCGCCGAGGCCCCGGCGACGCTGCGGGTGAACGGCTCGCCGATCTGA
- a CDS encoding helix-turn-helix transcriptional regulator yields the protein MSSSTSVATSSAAGNGMVHAAQPGEPFGWMRRIDALRSEIRERLECDRVMLGIIAPHRPRSDELILVDGLSMETIGGWLDSGFRHDSVFLQAMRSGAAADTAEQARLASADLPAQTPVACVTLPDGFPDRRHWIAIAARPSGTFSESDLHTLSLLMRRWAAQFNRPRDPNVCRLLVGYDDRVIHADPGGEFWLAAEHIDINRVLVDLRVVASQRWPELEDDRMHDVVFNLSGEPIWIRFERRRALPTASAEQWYLELRPLDRGDLPPLGSLDDMRVAKAVGYIHDHYAESPSLNTIAELVEVSLFHFHRTFSKLVGTTPKQYVLQRQVQMAKWMLATQRVPIAAIAKATGFASHGHFTSTFRRLQNMSPTEYREQLE from the coding sequence ATGTCCAGTTCCACATCAGTCGCGACCTCGTCCGCTGCAGGCAACGGCATGGTTCACGCGGCACAGCCCGGCGAGCCGTTCGGGTGGATGAGGCGGATTGACGCACTTCGATCTGAAATTCGCGAGCGACTCGAATGCGACCGCGTGATGCTCGGCATCATCGCGCCGCATCGGCCGCGCAGCGATGAACTCATTCTCGTTGACGGCTTGAGCATGGAAACCATCGGCGGATGGCTCGACTCCGGCTTCCGGCACGACAGCGTCTTCCTCCAGGCGATGCGCAGCGGCGCCGCGGCCGACACGGCCGAACAGGCGCGGCTCGCTTCGGCGGATCTGCCCGCGCAGACCCCCGTCGCCTGCGTCACGCTGCCCGACGGCTTTCCGGATCGGCGTCATTGGATCGCCATCGCCGCGCGCCCGTCGGGCACGTTCAGCGAGTCCGATCTGCACACGCTCAGCCTGCTCATGCGGCGCTGGGCGGCGCAGTTCAACCGCCCGCGCGATCCAAACGTCTGCCGCCTGCTCGTCGGCTACGACGATCGCGTCATCCACGCGGATCCGGGCGGCGAGTTCTGGCTGGCCGCGGAACACATCGACATCAATCGCGTGCTCGTCGATCTGCGCGTGGTGGCGAGCCAGCGCTGGCCCGAACTCGAAGACGACCGGATGCACGACGTGGTGTTCAACCTCTCGGGCGAGCCGATCTGGATCCGCTTCGAGCGCCGCCGCGCCTTGCCGACCGCGTCGGCCGAGCAGTGGTATCTCGAGCTGCGGCCGCTGGATCGGGGCGATCTGCCGCCGCTTGGCAGCCTCGACGACATGCGCGTGGCCAAGGCCGTGGGCTACATCCACGACCACTACGCCGAGTCGCCCAGCCTCAACACCATCGCCGAACTCGTGGAAGTGAGCCTGTTCCACTTCCACCGCACGTTCTCGAAACTGGTCGGCACCACGCCCAAGCAGTACGTCCTGCAGCGGCAGGTGCAGATGGCCAAGTGGATGCTCGCCACCCAGCGCGTGCCCATCGCGGCCATCGCCAAGGCGACCGGCTTCGCCAGCCACGGCCACTTCACCTCAACCTTCCGCCGACTGCAGAACATGAGCCCGACGGAGTACCGCGAACAGTTGGAGTAA
- a CDS encoding NUDIX domain-containing protein, translating to MSTALPYRIAVLCYLFDAQGRVLLLHRAKPPNADLYSPIGGKLEQHLGESPTACAIREIKEEADIDVTAEDLRLAGIVSECSYEGQGHWLLFCYEVTRPVKVVRTHLHEGRLEWHTLDNVTYLSIPESDRKIIWPAFLSHRGGFFMVHIDCTGSEMKWTIEQSAGAG from the coding sequence GTGTCCACCGCCCTGCCATACCGGATCGCCGTACTCTGCTACCTCTTTGATGCCCAGGGTCGGGTGCTCCTGCTGCACCGCGCCAAGCCGCCCAACGCCGATCTCTACTCGCCCATCGGCGGCAAACTCGAGCAGCACCTCGGCGAGAGCCCCACGGCGTGCGCCATTCGCGAGATTAAAGAAGAGGCCGACATCGACGTGACGGCGGAAGACCTGCGCCTCGCCGGCATCGTGAGCGAATGTTCATATGAAGGCCAGGGGCACTGGCTGCTTTTCTGTTACGAGGTCACGCGGCCGGTGAAGGTGGTGCGCACGCATCTTCATGAAGGCCGCCTCGAGTGGCACACGCTCGACAACGTGACCTACCTGTCGATCCCCGAGTCGGATCGAAAGATCATCTGGCCCGCGTTTCTGAGCCATCGCGGCGGATTCTTCATGGTGCACATCGACTGCACCGGATCCGAGATGAAGTGGACGATCGAGCAGTCCGCCGGCGCCGGATGA
- the murC gene encoding UDP-N-acetylmuramate--L-alanine ligase encodes MGKTVVKPGRAKTSSRSLQAASAEPAWDVAGQHLYFIGIGGCGMSGLARMLAARGGVCSGSDQTRSDLTDALNRDGMNVAFDQESGHLPEECDLVIASAAIRADHPQLLEAQRRGLTVMHYAEALGRLMLGRTGVSIAGTHGKSTTTATLAHILIQCGRDPSFVVGATCAQIGGGARTGAAVQPGSGQPGILLGEACEFNRSFHHHRPTVAAVLNVEEDHLDIYGSLDAIIEAFHEFAALLPARDKGGYLLIGHDAAHRGQVAAGLECAVETIGFSTQADWVVHFDPHSHRVSLSHGGEDVASWVAPMPGEHNAYNSAVACVLASRLGCAWERIISAVESFAGVDRRLQRLGKRAIPGGEVIVYDDYGHHPTEIDATLRALRAHERPSRLVCVFQPHQHSRTRFLLEQFATSFSSADVVIVPHIYFVRDSEAEKQRISASDLVDRLRQRGVQAMHLYPFEAIVEQLENVCRPGDLLVVMGAGPVWKVARQFLGRK; translated from the coding sequence GTGGGCAAAACGGTCGTGAAGCCGGGCAGGGCGAAAACCAGCAGTCGTTCACTTCAGGCGGCCAGCGCCGAGCCGGCGTGGGACGTCGCCGGGCAGCATCTCTACTTCATCGGCATCGGCGGCTGCGGCATGAGCGGCCTGGCCCGCATGCTCGCGGCACGCGGCGGCGTGTGCAGCGGCAGCGACCAGACCCGCAGCGACCTCACCGACGCGCTCAACCGCGACGGCATGAACGTGGCCTTCGACCAGGAGAGCGGCCACCTTCCTGAGGAGTGCGATCTCGTCATCGCTTCGGCCGCGATCCGGGCCGACCACCCGCAACTGCTCGAAGCCCAGCGGCGCGGCCTGACCGTCATGCACTACGCCGAAGCGCTCGGCCGGCTCATGCTCGGCCGCACCGGCGTGTCCATCGCCGGCACGCACGGCAAGAGCACCACCACCGCCACGCTGGCGCACATTCTCATCCAGTGCGGCCGCGACCCGTCGTTCGTCGTCGGCGCCACCTGCGCGCAGATCGGCGGCGGCGCCCGCACCGGCGCCGCGGTTCAGCCCGGTTCGGGTCAGCCCGGCATCCTGCTGGGCGAGGCGTGCGAGTTCAACCGTTCGTTCCACCATCATCGCCCCACCGTCGCCGCGGTGCTCAACGTCGAGGAAGATCATCTCGACATCTACGGCTCGCTCGACGCGATCATCGAGGCGTTCCACGAGTTCGCCGCGCTGCTGCCGGCGCGCGACAAAGGCGGGTACCTGCTCATCGGCCATGACGCCGCCCATCGCGGCCAGGTCGCCGCGGGTCTGGAGTGCGCCGTCGAGACGATCGGCTTTTCGACGCAGGCGGACTGGGTCGTGCACTTCGATCCGCACTCGCACCGCGTCAGCCTGTCGCACGGCGGCGAGGACGTCGCTTCGTGGGTCGCGCCGATGCCCGGCGAACACAACGCCTACAACTCCGCCGTCGCCTGCGTGCTCGCGAGCCGGCTGGGCTGCGCGTGGGAGCGCATCATCTCGGCCGTCGAGTCGTTCGCCGGCGTTGATCGGCGGCTGCAGCGCCTGGGCAAGCGGGCCATTCCCGGCGGCGAGGTGATCGTCTACGACGATTACGGCCATCATCCCACGGAGATCGACGCGACGCTCCGCGCCTTGCGCGCCCACGAACGGCCCAGCCGGCTCGTGTGCGTGTTTCAGCCGCACCAGCACAGCCGCACGCGGTTTCTGCTTGAGCAGTTTGCGACGAGTTTCAGTTCGGCGGACGTGGTCATCGTGCCGCATATCTATTTTGTGCGCGACAGCGAAGCGGAGAAGCAGCGCATCAGCGCTTCGGATCTCGTCGATCGTCTGCGCCAGCGCGGCGTGCAGGCGATGCACCTCTACCCTTTCGAAGCAATCGTCGAGCAACTCGAGAACGTCTGCCGCCCGGGCGATCTGCTCGTGGTGATGGGCGCAGGCCCGGTGTGGAAAGTCGCCCGCCAGTTCCTCGGGCGGAAGTAA
- a CDS encoding FAD-binding protein → MRSIVEDLDVEVEFDAPIGVEMTWYRVGGRADVLARPRSVEALCTLMRRCHETGTIARVLGSGANLLVADEGVDGIVVHLDHAAFREVSTIHRHRVHRAGVEGRAGDAVRVMAGKSLEQLVISTATQGLSGIECMAGVPASVGGAIRMNAGGKFGCIGDAVAAVGCINVKGDLVVHEAPDIAFEYRRCSIIDPVILWAELALTPDDPARTHAKVKEIFAYKKQSQPMAANSAGCVFRNPPAGDGSGRLVSAGELIDRAGLKGTSIGGATISERHANFFTAEPGACADDIIALIDHAARVVEEESGYELVRELVVWKRQETRRSGEHV, encoded by the coding sequence GTGCGGTCCATTGTCGAAGACCTCGATGTCGAGGTCGAGTTTGATGCGCCCATCGGCGTCGAGATGACCTGGTACCGCGTCGGCGGGCGGGCCGATGTGCTCGCCAGGCCGCGCAGCGTCGAAGCCCTGTGCACGCTGATGCGCCGCTGCCATGAGACCGGCACGATCGCCCGCGTGCTCGGCTCGGGGGCGAATCTGCTGGTGGCCGACGAGGGCGTCGATGGCATCGTCGTTCACCTCGACCACGCCGCGTTCCGCGAAGTGTCCACCATCCACCGCCACCGCGTCCACCGCGCCGGCGTCGAAGGGCGGGCGGGCGACGCCGTGCGCGTCATGGCCGGCAAGTCGCTCGAGCAACTCGTCATCTCCACCGCCACGCAGGGCCTCAGCGGCATCGAGTGCATGGCGGGCGTGCCCGCGAGCGTCGGCGGGGCTATCCGCATGAACGCGGGCGGCAAGTTCGGCTGCATCGGCGACGCCGTCGCGGCCGTCGGCTGCATCAACGTCAAGGGTGACCTCGTCGTGCACGAAGCGCCGGACATCGCCTTCGAATACCGCCGCTGCTCGATCATCGATCCGGTCATCCTCTGGGCCGAACTGGCGCTCACGCCCGACGACCCGGCGCGCACGCACGCGAAGGTCAAAGAGATCTTCGCCTACAAGAAGCAGTCGCAGCCGATGGCCGCCAACAGCGCCGGCTGCGTGTTTCGCAATCCACCCGCGGGCGACGGCTCGGGCCGGCTGGTAAGCGCCGGCGAACTTATCGACCGCGCCGGCCTCAAGGGCACGAGCATCGGCGGCGCGACCATCAGCGAGCGGCATGCCAACTTCTTTACGGCCGAGCCGGGCGCCTGTGCCGATGACATCATCGCCCTGATCGATCATGCCGCACGCGTCGTGGAGGAAGAGTCAGGCTACGAACTGGTTCGGGAACTCGTCGTGTGGAAGCGGCAGGAAACGCGGCGCTCCGGCGAGCACGTTTAG
- a CDS encoding D-alanine--D-alanine ligase has protein sequence MNTHPINVAVLAGGPDAEREVSLMSGREIAAALNATGRYAARLEVVDRLTGSELATIEGDVIFPALHGPWGEGGPLQRLLETDGRPFVGCGSTAAEIAMDKMRTKEISESIGVATPPACILHTLDDACTVSPPLVLKPIDDGSSVDVLICRTADEVKHGRAALQPRRSRIMAERFIPGRELTVGLVGDRVGSLIEIIPSVEFYDYEAKYTRDDTRYTVSPDLPPEHAARIKDDALRLYRAIGCRDLARIDFRYDDVTDPARPAWWMLEVNTMPGFTSHSLVPMGEAAGGVPMPELCARLIEMARSRHEAGRSAAPGRS, from the coding sequence ATGAATACCCACCCCATCAACGTCGCCGTCCTCGCCGGCGGGCCCGATGCCGAACGCGAAGTCAGCCTCATGTCGGGCCGGGAGATCGCCGCGGCGCTCAACGCAACCGGCCGCTACGCCGCGCGCCTCGAAGTGGTTGACCGCCTCACCGGCTCTGAACTCGCCACGATCGAAGGCGATGTGATCTTCCCCGCGCTGCACGGCCCGTGGGGCGAAGGCGGCCCGCTGCAGCGGTTGCTCGAGACCGACGGCCGGCCGTTCGTGGGCTGCGGTTCGACCGCCGCCGAAATCGCCATGGACAAGATGCGCACCAAGGAGATTTCAGAGTCGATCGGCGTGGCCACTCCGCCTGCGTGCATCCTGCACACGCTCGACGACGCGTGCACCGTGTCGCCGCCCCTGGTCCTCAAGCCCATCGACGATGGTTCGAGCGTCGATGTCCTCATCTGCCGCACGGCGGATGAAGTGAAGCACGGCCGCGCCGCGCTTCAGCCTCGCCGCAGCCGCATCATGGCTGAGCGGTTCATCCCCGGCCGCGAACTGACCGTTGGCCTGGTGGGCGATCGCGTCGGCTCGCTCATCGAGATCATCCCCAGCGTGGAGTTCTATGACTACGAGGCGAAGTACACGCGCGATGACACGCGCTACACCGTGAGCCCCGACCTGCCGCCCGAGCACGCGGCGCGGATCAAGGATGATGCGCTTCGCCTGTATCGCGCCATCGGCTGCCGCGACCTGGCCCGCATCGACTTCCGCTACGACGACGTGACCGACCCGGCCCGGCCGGCGTGGTGGATGCTCGAGGTGAACACCATGCCCGGTTTCACGAGCCACTCGCTGGTGCCGATGGGCGAGGCGGCCGGCGGCGTGCCCATGCCCGAACTGTGCGCCCGCCTGATCGAGATGGCCCGATCGCGCCACGAAGCGGGGCGTTCAGCGGCGCCGGGCCGATCTTGA
- a CDS encoding DUF3466 family protein, producing MSLTAIVSAVGCIHSAAAQDYRYALFQLPAVDGIGGAAASLTQTGRLAGVSDFESGTYYHATMWEANGDFADLGSFRGHLSSAQDINELGEVVGWGGESVFGDQHAFLWRDGQMIDLGTLGGEESVAHAINDLSQVAGYSDYEGGSGGGFFWENGKMATLPTLGRSGGTAYDINNASQLVGRSVDPDGNGKAVLWENGDVIALPTLRSDPSTAIAINELGQIVGQSDGPNDNAHAVAWVDGQIVDLHNSELGIGSSAWGINNLGQVVGWVGRQPTNVYGFLWDQTNGMRRLDDLVPPKPRRNWRISMARDVNDAGQIAAEGYVAGQPLTLYPFLINPVNPTMELSSPVPGAAPGPNTLTLTGATPGAEVVFLYALHSGGTRIPGCDLQQNALQLDQPTVIGSAIADQDGVASITRPVPLIARGQTILFQAVVQNECTISQLVVHEFE from the coding sequence ATGAGTCTGACTGCAATCGTGAGCGCCGTTGGCTGCATTCACAGCGCGGCCGCGCAGGACTATCGGTATGCGCTATTCCAATTGCCTGCCGTGGATGGCATTGGAGGCGCGGCGGCGTCGCTCACACAAACAGGGCGCCTCGCGGGAGTCTCGGATTTCGAGTCGGGAACCTACTACCACGCGACAATGTGGGAAGCGAATGGCGACTTCGCCGACCTAGGTTCGTTTCGAGGTCATCTGAGCTCGGCGCAAGATATCAATGAACTCGGTGAAGTCGTGGGCTGGGGCGGCGAATCAGTCTTTGGCGATCAACATGCATTTCTGTGGCGCGATGGTCAGATGATCGACCTTGGAACGCTGGGTGGTGAAGAGAGCGTAGCACATGCCATTAACGACCTCTCTCAAGTTGCTGGGTACTCAGATTATGAGGGCGGTAGTGGAGGAGGATTCTTCTGGGAAAACGGGAAGATGGCTACCCTGCCAACGCTCGGGCGGAGCGGTGGAACAGCCTACGACATCAACAATGCGAGCCAGCTTGTGGGCAGGTCTGTTGACCCCGACGGAAACGGCAAGGCAGTCCTTTGGGAGAACGGTGATGTCATTGCTCTGCCCACCTTGAGATCAGACCCGAGCACGGCAATTGCCATCAATGAACTCGGCCAGATCGTTGGTCAATCGGATGGCCCCAACGATAATGCTCACGCCGTCGCTTGGGTGGATGGGCAGATTGTCGATCTGCACAACTCAGAACTTGGTATCGGCAGTTCCGCCTGGGGCATCAACAACCTCGGCCAAGTCGTCGGATGGGTCGGCCGCCAGCCCACTAACGTGTACGGCTTCCTCTGGGACCAGACCAACGGCATGCGCCGCCTCGACGACCTCGTGCCTCCCAAGCCCCGCAGGAACTGGCGCATCAGCATGGCGCGGGACGTCAATGATGCTGGGCAGATTGCAGCCGAGGGATACGTGGCCGGCCAGCCGCTGACGCTGTATCCGTTCCTGATCAATCCCGTGAATCCGACGATGGAACTCAGTTCGCCAGTGCCTGGCGCCGCACCCGGTCCGAACACGCTTACGCTCACCGGCGCCACGCCGGGCGCGGAGGTCGTGTTCCTCTACGCCCTCCACAGCGGCGGCACTCGCATCCCCGGCTGCGACCTGCAGCAGAACGCCCTGCAACTCGATCAGCCGACGGTGATCGGCAGCGCCATTGCGGACCAGGATGGCGTCGCATCGATCACGCGCCCCGTCCCCCTCATCGCCCGCGGCCAGACCATCCTCTTCCAGGCTGTGGTCCAGAACGAGTGCACCATCAGCCAGCTCGTCGTGCATGAGTTTGAGTGA
- the tsaD gene encoding tRNA (adenosine(37)-N6)-threonylcarbamoyltransferase complex transferase subunit TsaD, whose protein sequence is MPDDTEGPDQPDEPDPSMVLGIESSCDETAAAVVRGGGEVLSSIVATQEDLHEEFGGVVPEIASRAHLERIYPVIARAIDQAGVGPDDLSAVAVGHRPGLIGSLLVGVAAAKALAWAWDKPLIGVDHIIAHLHAACLDAQRCPEFPAIGLVVSGGHTSLFDMRSALDVQCIGRTIDDAVGEAYDKAATIMALGYPGGPRVDARAARGREDVYDFPISRLEPDSLDFSFSGLKTALLYAVRGTPTGRGQGATFERDAADLSASEIDDLCASFQRAAVGAVMLKLQRAIEQQRQRSQAPRSIIIGGGVSANSRLRKDAQSLADRHGLQLHLPQMAYCLDNAAMIAGLACLKLKAGQIDDLTLSASPAGMY, encoded by the coding sequence ATGCCAGACGATACAGAAGGTCCGGATCAGCCGGACGAACCCGACCCTAGCATGGTGCTCGGCATCGAGTCGAGCTGCGATGAAACCGCCGCGGCCGTGGTGCGCGGCGGCGGCGAGGTGCTCTCAAGCATCGTCGCCACGCAGGAAGATCTGCACGAAGAGTTCGGCGGCGTGGTGCCCGAGATCGCCAGCCGCGCCCATCTCGAACGCATCTACCCCGTCATCGCGCGCGCCATCGACCAGGCCGGCGTCGGGCCTGATGACCTCAGCGCGGTGGCCGTCGGCCATCGCCCGGGGCTCATCGGCTCGCTGCTGGTCGGCGTGGCGGCGGCCAAGGCGCTCGCGTGGGCGTGGGACAAGCCGCTCATCGGCGTCGATCACATCATCGCGCACCTGCACGCGGCGTGCCTCGATGCGCAGCGCTGCCCCGAGTTTCCCGCCATCGGCCTGGTCGTCTCCGGCGGGCACACGAGCCTGTTTGACATGCGCAGCGCACTCGATGTGCAGTGCATCGGCCGCACCATCGACGACGCCGTCGGCGAGGCGTATGACAAGGCGGCGACGATCATGGCCCTGGGCTATCCCGGCGGGCCGCGCGTCGATGCCCGCGCCGCCCGCGGCCGCGAAGATGTCTATGACTTCCCCATCTCGCGCCTCGAGCCCGACAGCCTTGACTTTTCATTTTCCGGTCTCAAGACGGCGCTGCTCTATGCCGTGCGCGGCACGCCGACGGGCCGCGGCCAGGGCGCGACCTTCGAGCGCGACGCGGCCGACCTCTCCGCAAGCGAGATCGACGACCTGTGCGCGTCGTTCCAGCGCGCAGCCGTCGGCGCGGTGATGCTCAAACTCCAGCGCGCCATCGAGCAGCAGCGCCAGCGCAGCCAGGCGCCGCGGTCCATCATCATCGGCGGCGGCGTGAGCGCCAACTCGCGCCTGCGCAAAGACGCGCAGAGCCTGGCCGACCGCCACGGCCTGCAACTGCACCTGCCCCAGATGGCCTACTGCCTCGACAACGCCGCCATGATCGCCGGCCTAGCCTGCCTGAAACTCAAAGCCGGCCAGATCGACGACCTCACCTTGTCCGCCAGCCCGGCGGGAATGTACTGA